The genome window TACCGGGACCGCCAGGCGGGACTGCTGCCCGAAGGCACGCGAAAGCTCCTGGATATCGCGATGGCGATGGTGGTCCGGCCCCGCATCCTGCTGCTGGACGAGCCCACCAGCGGCGTGTCGGCCGACGAGAAGTTCAGCCTGATGGACATGGTCATGAATGCGGTTCGGGAAAACAAGGTGACGGTGCTGTTCGTGGAACATGACATGGAAGTCGTGGAGAAGTACACGCACCGAATCCTGGCTTTCTACGAAGGGCGCATCATCGCCGACGGCGAGCCCGCGAACGTTCTGAACGACGTCGAGGTCCGTCGCTACGTGATCGGAGAGCACGTGCCGGCCGCAGGAGACACGGCCCATGCTTGAAATCCGCAACCTCGACGTCTCCATCGGTCCCGTGGGCATTCTGCGAGGGGTCGACATGACCGTGGGCGAAAGGCAGTTCGTCGGTCTCATCGGCCGCAATGGTGCGGGAAAGACGACGCTCATGCGCGCGATCATGGGCATCCTGCCCGCCCGAAGCGGCTCCATCCAGTACGAGGGGCAGGTCATCGATCGCATGCCCGTTCACTTGCGCGCCCGCAACGGGATCGGGTACATGCCCGAAGACCGGCGACTGGTGCCGACGCTCACGGTGGAGGAGAACGTGCTGGTTCCAGCGTGGGCAGGCAACCGTTCCGATGCCAACGAGCGCCTGGCCCGCGTCTACCGCATGATTCCGGAAGTCGAAACGTTCAAGGCGCGCAAGGCCCTCCAACTCTCCGGCGGCCAGCAGAAGCTCGTGGCGCTCGCCCGGGCGCTCATGTCGGGCACGCGCATGCTGCTGCTGGATGAACCCTTCGAAGGCGTGGCGCCCGTCCTGGCACGCCGCCTCGCAGAGGTGATTTCCGGACTCAAGTCCGAAGGTCTGTCGATCATCCTCACGGAATCGGATCTCTCCCATTCCGCGGACATGCTGGACAGCATCTACACGATCGATCGCGGCGCGGTGTCGGCGGGCTGATCGCGCTCGGGGGCGGCGGCACCTCGGATGCAGCAGACCGACCCACGAGAAACTTCCGCAGGCAACGACGGCGGCCGCCGACTGGGCCGGCTGCTGGCCGGCGTCGCCGTTCTCACGGGTCTGTCCGTCGGCTTGTTCGGATTCGCCGCATGGCAGTCGGTCAGCGACGAACTGCACCAGCGGGCGGGCGAACTGGCGCGGCTGGGAGCCCGGTCCGCGGGCCACTTCCATGACAGGTTCGTCAGCGCACTGAAGGGCGCCGCGGCCGAACTCCATGAAGAAGACGCGATCGTCGACGCCGACAAGGCCAGGGGGGTCCTTCAGCGGATGGCCACGGTGGTGCCCGGCATCCATCGGATGCTGCTGCTGGCGCCCGGCGGCCGGATCCTCGCGGATTCCGCGCCCTCCTCGGCACCGGCCTTCGCGAAGGAGTTCTTCGTCAGCCTGGAATCCACCGGCGGATCAGTCAAGATCGGCCGTCCGGTCCGCGAACCTTCCATGCAGGAATGGATCGTTCCCATGTGTATCGCCTTGGGGGAATCCCCCGGTGTGGGGCCCTACAGCGTCGTGGTCACCGCGACGGTGCAGAGCCAATGGGAACTCGTCGGCGAGATGGGGATTCCCCCCAACTGGGTTCTGGCGCTTCAGCGTGAAGACGGGTTCATTCAGGGGCGCTGGCCGGCCCCTTCGGACGCCGGCCGGCTGTTCGCCCGGAAATTCGAAGGCCCGGTCGGAGTGGCTCTCAAGGCGCAGCCGGATCTCACGGAAGGCTATACCGCGGGGGCGAGCCCGACGACGGGTGAAGCACGCCTCTACGCCTTCCGCCGTGTCCCGGATTATCCCTTCACGATGCTCGTCTCCGTGCCGCGCGACAGCCTTCTCGCGGCATGGCTCGATCGCGTGCGGTGGCCATTCCTTCTCTTCGGACTCATCGCGCTGGGCAGCCTCTGGGTCTATCGGCGCAATACGGCTCAGCAGGAGCTGTTCACGGCAGAGGTGGCAAGACGCCGGATCCGCCTGGAACTGCTGAACGGAATCACGACCGACGCCGTCGGTGGCCTGCTCTTCGACCAGGTGATCCACCGCACTCTCGCCAAACTGCATCACCGTTTTCCGGGTCTGCGCGTCTCGTACGGGGTCCTGGGCAATGACGAAGTCGTGCGGTTCCGGGATTCGATCGATGTACCCGGACTCGCCTCCATGGCCCACAGCTCGATCGACTGCTCCGGCGCTTCCGCATATACCGCCACGCTGCGTGCCGAACTGCCCGTCGTCGTCGTCGATTGGCTCAGTGACGCACGGGTGGCGGCGTTCCGGGACTCGAGTCCGTGCGCCTGCGTCCGTTCGAGCCTCGATGTGCCCTTCTCCTGCGCCGATGACACGATGGGCGTCATCTGTCTGGATGCTCTTCAGCCTCGCTACTGGAACGAAGACGATGTGGACACCATGCGGGAGATCGCAGCCCAGGTGGGGCTGGTTCTTCGCAATTACGAGGCCGAACGCGAGCGGTCCGCAGCCGTGGCGCAGCTCGGTGAGCGCGAGGCGCGATTTCGCCGGCTGGCGGAGCTTTCTTCCGACTGGTTCTGGGAATCCGGACCGGACCACCGGTTCCTGGCGCAACGCGAGTATCCGTTGCATCCGATCGTCAACGAACTGGGCGGCAATGACTACGTGGGCAAGACACGCTGGGAGCTTCCCGGCATCACCATCGACCCCGATGCATTGCGACGCCACCAGCAGGTGCTCGCCATGCACTTGCCATTCCGCGATTTCGAGTACGAACGGCTGACACCGGCTGGCGATCATCGCTACGTATCCGTCAGCGGCGTTCCACGCTTCGGCGAGGAGGGCCAGTTCCTGGGCTATGAAGGTGTCGGGCGCGACGTCACGGAGCGCCGCCACGCGGAAGGGGCGCTGCGTGCGAGTGAAGCCCTCTTCAGCGCCGTTTTCAACAGTTCGCGGGACGCCCTGTTCCTGGGCAACATCGCCGACGGCACGATTTTCGACTGCAATCCCCGTGCGATCGCATTGTTCGAGGCGGGGTCGCGCGAGTTCATCCTGAGCCGGCCCGGCCACGCGTTGCTGCGGCACCCGCTTTCCCGCGGCGAACTTGCGTCCCGTCTCGCGCGATTGGACCGCGGTGAAGCCGTGCGCGAGGATCTGGAGTTCCGGACCCGCACCGGCCGCAGGTTCTGGGCCGAGATGCTTGCGACTCGGCTCGAGATGCCAGGCAAGCGCGCCTACGTGGTGCGGGTCGCCGACATCACGGAACGCAAGGCGGCCGAAGACCAGATCCGCTATCTGGCGCAGCACGACGCCCTCACCGATCTTCCCAACCGCACGTATCTCCACCAGGCCGTGGCGCATGCGGTCGAGCGCGCCAGAAGAACCGGCGAGCGCGTGGCGTTGTTCTTCATGGATCTGGACCGTTTCAAGATCATCAACGACACCCTGGGACACGGCGCGGGCGACCTCGTGCTGCGCGAGACGGCGCATCGCCTGAGACATGTGCTGCGAGCTTCCGACACCATCGCCCGCCAGGGGGGCGACGAATTCGTCGTACTTGTCGAAGACTTCCAGTCGCAGCTCGACCTGATCGGTGTCGCGCGCAAGGTGCTCGATGCCGCGAGTCAGCCCTTCGTCCTCGGCGGGAGGGAATACGCACTGTCGGCGAGCGTGGGCGTCAGTACGTTTCCCGACGACGGCGCGGACATCGAATCACTGTTCAAGGCGGCGGACATCGCCATGTACCGGGCGAAGGAATCCGGCCGCAACACCTTCCAGTTCTACGCGCCGCAGCTCAACACCCACTCGGTGGAGCGGCTGTCGCTGGAGGCCGCCTTGCGGCGCGCCATCGATCGGGGCGAGCTCAGGCTTCACTATCAGCCCAAGCTGGAACTGGCCTCGGGTCTGGTCGCGGGGGCCGAGGCGCTGCTGCGGTGGCAGCATCCTGAAATGGGCATGCTCCTGCCCGCCCAGTTCATCGGGATCGCGGAAGACAGCGGTCTCATCGACGAACTCGGGGCGTGGGTCCTTGGCGAGGCCTGCCGCCAGCTGAGCGTCTGGCACCAGGCGGGACTCACCGATCTCTCCATCGCGGTGAACGTGTCCGGACGCCAGTTTCTGCAGGGCCACGTGCTGGGACAGGTGACGGCTGCGCTCCAGGCCGCGAACCTGCGGCCGAGGCACCTTGAGGTGGAACTCACGGAAAGTACGGTCATGTCCAATCCCGATCTCGCCACACGGACGCTCAAGGAACTGCACGATCTTGGCGTGAGCGTGGCGATCGACGATTTCGGAACGGGGTATTCGTCGCTCGCGCATCTCAAGCGCTTTCCGGTGGCTACCCTCAAGATAGACCGGTCGTTCGTGCAGGGCCTGCCGGATGACCCGGAGGACGCCGCCATCGCACAAGCCATCCTCGCGCTGGCCAGGAGCCTCGGGCTTCGTGTCGTGGCGGAGGGCGTGGATTTTCCCCGGCAACTGGTGTTTCTGGCGGCCCACGGCTGCGATTTCGTCCAGGGCTACTGTGTGGCCAGGCCGCTTCCCCCCGCCGCTTTCGCGCGGTTCGCTGCAGACCTCACGCTCGAGACCGGAACGGGCGGACCCGTGTAAACTCGAAAGCCCAGTCAGCGTGGCGTTTCGCACATGAGCCAGCCCAAGATCCCTGCAGGTTTCAACACCCGTTCGATTCACGCCGGCCAGTCACCCGACCCCAGCACGGGCGCGGTGATGCCTCCCATCTATGCGACGTCCACGTTCAAGCAACGCTCGCCTGGCGAACACACGGGCTTCGAGTACGCGCGGACACAGAATCCGACGCGCATGGCGTTCGAGCGGTGCATCGCGGACCTCGAAGGCGGATCGTCGGCCTGGGCGTTCGCGTCCGGTCTGGCCGCCATGGGAACCGTGCTCGAAGTGCTGGAGGCGGGCAGCCACATCGTCGCGGTCGACGACATGTATGGCGGCAGCTGGCGCCTGTTCGAACGGGTGCGTGCGCGGTCCATGGGTCTCAAGGTGTCGTACTGCAATCCGGACGATCCCGCGTCGATCGAGCGCGCTCTTCTCCCCGAGACCCGCATGATCTGGGTGGAAACACCTTCCAACCCGCTCCTCAAGGTCACCGACCTGCGAGCCGTGGCACGCATCGGGCGGGCCCGGAACATCCTCACGGTGTGTGACAACACTTTTGCGTCGCCCTACGTGCAGCGGCCTCTCGAGCTGGGTTTCGACATCGTCGTGCATTCCGTCACCAAGTACATCAATGGCCATTCCGACGCCGTCGGTGGCGTGGTGGTCATCGGTGACAACGCGCAGTTGAACGAGCGCCTGTCGTTCATGCAGAACGCGGTCGGCGCCATCATGGATCCCTTCACCAGCTTCCTCGTGCTGCGCGGGCTCAAGACGCTGCCGCTGCGCATGGAACGTCATTGCACCAATGCGCTCGAACTCGCTCACTGGCTGGATGCGCATCCGAGAACCGAGAAGGTGCTCTATCCCGGTTTGCCCAAACATCCCCAGCACGGTCTCGCGGCCGCACAGATGCAAGGATTCGGAGGCATGGTGTCCGTGTTTCTGCGGACCGATCTCGCCGGGACCAAGAGGTTTCTGGAGCGTTGTGAACTTTTCACGCTCGCGGAATCCCTGGGGGGTGTCGAGAGCCTCGTGGGTCACCCCGGACTGATGAGTCATGCGTCGCTGCCGGCGGAGCGCCGCGCAGCGCTGGGCCTGACCGACAATCTGGTGCGTCTTTCGGTGGGCATCGAGGACACCGCGGATCTCAAACGAGATCTCGAGGCCGCGTTCAGCGCCATCTGATACCGCTTCACGGCCGCATCCCCGCGAGGAAATCGACTACCGACCATGCTTGCTCGCACGATCCTGAGGCCGCGGCTGCTGTTCGCGGCGATCTTCGTGGGTTGCACGGGACTGCTCGGTTTCGGGCTGTACCTGCAGCATGCCCTCGATCTCCAGCCTTGCCCGATGTGCATCCTTCAGCGCTATGCGTTCGTGGCCGTGGGGATCATTGGCCTCGTCGCCGCCATTCACAATCCGGCGGGCTGGGGACGGCGTGCATATGCCGTGCTGGTCGCATTGGCAGGCTTGGCAGGGGGAGGAGTGGCGGCCCGCCACACGTGGCTCGAACACAACCCTCCCGCCATAGCGGACTGCGGACCGGACCTCGAATTCATGGTCGGATCGTTTCCCCTGGGCGAGGCACTGCCCATGATCTTCAGAGGGTCCGGAGACTGCTCGAAAGTGCAGTGGACCTGGCTCAATCTGTCCATTGCCGAGTGGTCTCTGGTGGCCTTCATCGGCATCGTGGCGATTGCGGCCGTGACTTGGGCGATTGCCGGCAAGAGAAAGGCCTGACGCTGCAAGGCCGTCGTAGCATGCAGCTTCTGGCATGACGCCCAGGGCCGCTCCGGTACCAGGCAGTTCTGTGCGCCACGCGGCAATTGCCACCTGGTGTCTGCCGCGCTAAATCTGCGGGGCGGCGAACCGTTATTCCGTTTGATGAACACCAACCACTCCGACACTGCCCCGTGGCGCGAACCAACCCGTCCCGTCGCTCAGGCCTTCGGCCTGCTCGCCACAGCTCTGTTCGCCCTTGCCCTGTTCTACGCAATGCATGTCTGGCAATCCGTCCAGCGAGAGCGGTCCACCGAACTGGCGAATGTGGTGGCTCTGGCCTCGCGCTCGGCCGAACTGGCCCTGCAGCGCTACGAGGAACTTCTTCCGGTTCTGGCGGGCAGTCTTCGCGAGGCACGCGACACGGAACAGGTGCAGGCGCACGTTGCGGACTACAGGCAGGCGCTGCCGGGCGTGATCGCGGTCGATCTCTTCAAGCTCGACGGCACCCACGTGACTTCGGACGCCGCAGAGGACGCCCCCGCGTTCGAGCAGAGAACGGTTGATCTCCACGGCCGAGCGCGCAATCGAAGCCTGGTTCGGCGCCAGGGTCTCGTTCCCGGCCGGCCCGTCTGGTGGTCCAACGGCAGCGGCTGGGCATTGCCGGTCCGCGTAGTCGCCGGATCGCGATCGGGATCGGACGAACCGGAATTCATCGTGAGCGCGCTCCTGGACACACGGCGGCTGGAATCGCTCTGGGGACATCTTCAGCTTCCCGCGGACACGCGTCTTGGACTGGTCTCCGACTCGGGCGACGCCGTCTGGAGGATGCCGGCGGAACAGGCGGAGTCCGCGGGCGGCGCCCACAGCAATTCCCCTTTCTGGCAGAGGCTGCGCGATGCGGGCTTTCCCGCTTCCGGCGAATTCCGCAACGGTGGAGTTTTCTCAGGTGATCGGGAGGGGTATCTCTTCCATCGCATGGGGGGGTATCCGCTGACGGCTTTCGTTGCCGTTCCCCGCCATTCCCTCTGGGCCACCTGGCTGGACCGCGTGCAGCTTCCCATCGCGCTGTTTGCGCTGGCGCTGGCCGGGCTGGTATTCGCAGCTGCATGGTCGCATCGGCAGCAGCGGACTCGCGAATCCGAGCGTGACGTGGCTGAAACGGTCTTGCGCGAACAGGAGACCGAGATCCAGCGCCAGGCAGCACTGCTGGACCAGACTCAGCGCGCCGCGCGGGTCGGTGGATGGGAACTCGACACGGTCACGGGGGGACTCTACTGGACCGACGAGACTCACCGGATCCACGAGACGGAGCCCGGCCAGTACACCCCTTCGCTCGAAGGTGCGCTCGACTTCTGCACGCCCGAGAGCCGGGAGACGTTACGGTCGGCCGTAGAACGTTCCGTGCAGTCGGCGCAATCCTGGGACGCCGATCTGGAACTTGTCACCGCGCAGGGGCGGCGGATCTGGGTGCGCGTGACCGGGCATTCCGACGCCGGACCCTCGGGGTTGCCGCTTCGGGTCTCCGGCTCCTACCAGGACGTCACCGACCGGCATCGTGCCGATGAACAGATACGCCGCCTCGCGCAATACGACGAGCTCACGTCGCTGGCGAACCGCAATCTCTTCACGCACCATCTCATGCACGCGATCGCCCGCGCAGAGCGTTACGGGAAGCATCTCGCCGTGCTGTTCGTCGATCTCGATCGGTTCAAGAACATCAACGACACCCTCGGCCACGATACCGGCGACATGGTCCTCAAGGCCATGGCCCGCCGGCTTTCCGAGAACATGCGCCAGTCCGATCTCGTCGCGCGGCTCGGCGGAGACGAGTTCGTGGTCGTGGCCGACGAACTCGAAGACATCGAAACGGTAACGGACATCGCCCAGAAGCTGCTCACCGTGATCGAGCAGCCCGTCGTGTACCAGGCGCAGGAACTCGCTCTCACGGCCAGCGTGGGGATCGCCACCTATCCCCAGGACGGGCGCGATCTTCAGTCGCTTCTCAAGCACGCGGACATCGCGATGTACCGGGCCAAGGATCAAGGCAAGAACCGTTTTGCCTTCTATTCCTCCGGAATGCACACGACGAACGTGGACCGCCTGTCCCTCGAGGCCCAGTTGAAGAAGGCCGTCGTGGAGCAAACCCAGTTCGTGCTGCATTACCAGCCGAAGGTGTCCGTGCGGGAAGGACGGATCATCGGGGCGGAAGCACTGGTGCGTTGGGTGAGCCCCGACCGCGGCCTGGTGCCGCCGAACGAGTTCATACCCATCGCCGAAGAAACGGGCCTCATTTCCTCCATTGGCGAGTGGGTCCTGGAGTCGGCGTGCAGGCAGGCCGCGGCCTGGGTGCGGAAGGGGCTGCCACCCGTGCGCGTGGCGGTGAATCTCTCCGCGCGGCAGTTCTACAGCCCGGGCTTCATCGACAGCGTGCGCCGCATTCTGGCCGAGTCCGAAGTGCGTCCCGGCGCGATCGAGCTCGAGCTCACGGAAAGCATGATGATGCAGAACGTGCAGCACGTGGCGGACCTGCTCATGGAACTCAAGCTGCTCGGGCTGCACATTTCCGTGGACGATTTCGGGACGGGCTATTCCTCCCTCGGCTATCTGAAGCGATTGCCTCTCGATGCGCTGAAGATCGATCGTTCTTTCGTCCGCGATGTACCGGGCGACCAGGACGACGTTGCGATCACGAGTGCGGTGGTGGCACTTGCCCACAGCCTGCGGCTCAAGGTGGTGGCCGAAGGCGTGGAGACCGACGAACAGCTCGCATTCCTGCGCGAGCTGGGCTGCGACGAGATTCAGGGTTTCCTGTTCAGCAAGCCCGTGCCTGCAGAGGATTTCGAAGACCTGCTCCGCCGGGACGTGCGCCTCGGACCAGCGGCCGCAAGAAACGCCGCGTGATGCGGTCGGGCGTGCTCAGACGCCGCCTGTCTCCAGAGCGTCGAGCACCATGGCGGGCACGCTGAAGCCGGTCTGATCGAGGATCTCGCGCATGCAGGTGGGGCTTGTCACGTTCACCTCGGTCAGGTGATCTCCGATGATGTCCAGCCCCACGATCAGCAGACCGGCGGCCCTCAACTCCGGACCCAGCGCCTCGGCAATCTCGCGGTCTCTCGCGGAAAGCGGTTGAGCCACACCCCGGCCTCCCGCTGCCAGATTGCCGCGGGACTCCCCTTCCTTGGGTATGCGCGCGAGGGCGTAGGGCGCGGGTTTCCCGTCTATGACAAGGACCCGCTTGTCGCCAGCACGGATATCGGGGAGATATCTCTGTGCCATCACGGTACGTTGTCCGAACGCGGTGAGTGTCTCGATGACAACCCCTATGTTGGGGTCCGAACCTCCCAGCCGGAACACCGAGCTGCCGCCCATGCCATCGAGCGGCTTCAGCACGATCTCGCCCTGCTCGGCAAGAAACGAACGGATATCGTCTTCGTTGCGTGTAACGATCGTCGGCGCGATGAAGCGGGAGAATCTGGCGATGGCAAGCTTCTCGTTGAAATCACGCAACGAGCGTGGGCGGTTGTGGATGCGGGCTCCGCCCCGTTCCGCCATCTCGAGCAGGTACGTGGCATACACGTATTCCATGTCGAACGGCGGGTCCTTTCGCATCAGCACCGCATCGAACCGGCTCAGTTCGCCGTCCGAGTCTTCCCCGGCAGAAAACCAGGCCATGTCGTCCTGGGTCACGGCAATGCGCCGCGACCGGGCCACGACTCGTTCCTGCCTCCAGGAAAGGGCGTTCTGCTCGAAGCAGTGCACCGCATGGCCGCGGCGCGCCGCCTCCCGCATCATCGCCACGGACGAATCCTTGTAGGCCTTGAGCGAGTCGATGGGATCAATGAGAAAGGCGATGTCCATTCGGCGTGCCTATGCAGCGGTCGGTTGCGGTTCGGTACGCTCGATTTCGAGCGATGCCGCCAGAAGAGCCAGACGGGCGACGACGCCATACGCGTAGAAACGGTTGGGCCCGGTGCCCCGCTGGCCGTCGAAATCGGGAGATTGGCATGGCGACTCGAACGCGAGCGGGACGAACTGCATCCCAGGTGCATTCAGGTTCTCTTCCGGCCCCCGGCTCGTGTGCACCCGGTAAAAGCCGCCGACGACGAAATGATCGATCATGTAGACGACAGGCTCCGCGACGGCGTCGTTGACATTCTCGAAGGTGGGCACGCCTTCCTGAACGATGACGTGGCTCACCTCCAGCCCTTCCTTCACCACCGCCATCTTGTTGCGCTGCTTCCGATTGAGGCCGATCACTTCCTCGACGCTCTTCACCGACATGATGCCCATTCCGTAGGTTCCGGCGTCTGCCTTCACGATGACGAAAGGTTCCTGCCGGATCCCGTATTCGCGGTACTTTTCCCGCGTCTGCTCGAGGATGCCATCCACCCACCGCGCGAGGCACTCCTCCCCTTGGCGTTCGTGGAAATTGATCTCTCCGCAAACGCCGAAATAGGGATTGATGAGCCAGGGATCGATGCCGATCAACCGGGCGAATTCCCCGGCGACTTCGTCGTACGCGGTGAAGTGATTGGATTTGAGTCGCGTGGCCCAGCCTGCATGCAATGGCGGAAGGACCGGCTGGTCGATGTCCCGGAGGATGTCGGGAATGCCGGCGGACAGATCGTTGTTGAGCAGGATGGTGCAGGGATCGAAACCGTCGAGGCCCACACGGCGGCCGTTGCGGACGACGGGCTCG of Betaproteobacteria bacterium contains these proteins:
- a CDS encoding ATP-binding cassette domain-containing protein, which translates into the protein MLEIRNLDVSIGPVGILRGVDMTVGERQFVGLIGRNGAGKTTLMRAIMGILPARSGSIQYEGQVIDRMPVHLRARNGIGYMPEDRRLVPTLTVEENVLVPAWAGNRSDANERLARVYRMIPEVETFKARKALQLSGGQQKLVALARALMSGTRMLLLDEPFEGVAPVLARRLAEVISGLKSEGLSIILTESDLSHSADMLDSIYTIDRGAVSAG
- a CDS encoding EAL domain-containing protein; amino-acid sequence: MQQTDPRETSAGNDGGRRLGRLLAGVAVLTGLSVGLFGFAAWQSVSDELHQRAGELARLGARSAGHFHDRFVSALKGAAAELHEEDAIVDADKARGVLQRMATVVPGIHRMLLLAPGGRILADSAPSSAPAFAKEFFVSLESTGGSVKIGRPVREPSMQEWIVPMCIALGESPGVGPYSVVVTATVQSQWELVGEMGIPPNWVLALQREDGFIQGRWPAPSDAGRLFARKFEGPVGVALKAQPDLTEGYTAGASPTTGEARLYAFRRVPDYPFTMLVSVPRDSLLAAWLDRVRWPFLLFGLIALGSLWVYRRNTAQQELFTAEVARRRIRLELLNGITTDAVGGLLFDQVIHRTLAKLHHRFPGLRVSYGVLGNDEVVRFRDSIDVPGLASMAHSSIDCSGASAYTATLRAELPVVVVDWLSDARVAAFRDSSPCACVRSSLDVPFSCADDTMGVICLDALQPRYWNEDDVDTMREIAAQVGLVLRNYEAERERSAAVAQLGEREARFRRLAELSSDWFWESGPDHRFLAQREYPLHPIVNELGGNDYVGKTRWELPGITIDPDALRRHQQVLAMHLPFRDFEYERLTPAGDHRYVSVSGVPRFGEEGQFLGYEGVGRDVTERRHAEGALRASEALFSAVFNSSRDALFLGNIADGTIFDCNPRAIALFEAGSREFILSRPGHALLRHPLSRGELASRLARLDRGEAVREDLEFRTRTGRRFWAEMLATRLEMPGKRAYVVRVADITERKAAEDQIRYLAQHDALTDLPNRTYLHQAVAHAVERARRTGERVALFFMDLDRFKIINDTLGHGAGDLVLRETAHRLRHVLRASDTIARQGGDEFVVLVEDFQSQLDLIGVARKVLDAASQPFVLGGREYALSASVGVSTFPDDGADIESLFKAADIAMYRAKESGRNTFQFYAPQLNTHSVERLSLEAALRRAIDRGELRLHYQPKLELASGLVAGAEALLRWQHPEMGMLLPAQFIGIAEDSGLIDELGAWVLGEACRQLSVWHQAGLTDLSIAVNVSGRQFLQGHVLGQVTAALQAANLRPRHLEVELTESTVMSNPDLATRTLKELHDLGVSVAIDDFGTGYSSLAHLKRFPVATLKIDRSFVQGLPDDPEDAAIAQAILALARSLGLRVVAEGVDFPRQLVFLAAHGCDFVQGYCVARPLPPAAFARFAADLTLETGTGGPV
- a CDS encoding PLP-dependent transferase, whose protein sequence is MSQPKIPAGFNTRSIHAGQSPDPSTGAVMPPIYATSTFKQRSPGEHTGFEYARTQNPTRMAFERCIADLEGGSSAWAFASGLAAMGTVLEVLEAGSHIVAVDDMYGGSWRLFERVRARSMGLKVSYCNPDDPASIERALLPETRMIWVETPSNPLLKVTDLRAVARIGRARNILTVCDNTFASPYVQRPLELGFDIVVHSVTKYINGHSDAVGGVVVIGDNAQLNERLSFMQNAVGAIMDPFTSFLVLRGLKTLPLRMERHCTNALELAHWLDAHPRTEKVLYPGLPKHPQHGLAAAQMQGFGGMVSVFLRTDLAGTKRFLERCELFTLAESLGGVESLVGHPGLMSHASLPAERRAALGLTDNLVRLSVGIEDTADLKRDLEAAFSAI
- a CDS encoding disulfide bond formation protein B yields the protein MLARTILRPRLLFAAIFVGCTGLLGFGLYLQHALDLQPCPMCILQRYAFVAVGIIGLVAAIHNPAGWGRRAYAVLVALAGLAGGGVAARHTWLEHNPPAIADCGPDLEFMVGSFPLGEALPMIFRGSGDCSKVQWTWLNLSIAEWSLVAFIGIVAIAAVTWAIAGKRKA
- a CDS encoding EAL domain-containing protein, producing the protein MNTNHSDTAPWREPTRPVAQAFGLLATALFALALFYAMHVWQSVQRERSTELANVVALASRSAELALQRYEELLPVLAGSLREARDTEQVQAHVADYRQALPGVIAVDLFKLDGTHVTSDAAEDAPAFEQRTVDLHGRARNRSLVRRQGLVPGRPVWWSNGSGWALPVRVVAGSRSGSDEPEFIVSALLDTRRLESLWGHLQLPADTRLGLVSDSGDAVWRMPAEQAESAGGAHSNSPFWQRLRDAGFPASGEFRNGGVFSGDREGYLFHRMGGYPLTAFVAVPRHSLWATWLDRVQLPIALFALALAGLVFAAAWSHRQQRTRESERDVAETVLREQETEIQRQAALLDQTQRAARVGGWELDTVTGGLYWTDETHRIHETEPGQYTPSLEGALDFCTPESRETLRSAVERSVQSAQSWDADLELVTAQGRRIWVRVTGHSDAGPSGLPLRVSGSYQDVTDRHRADEQIRRLAQYDELTSLANRNLFTHHLMHAIARAERYGKHLAVLFVDLDRFKNINDTLGHDTGDMVLKAMARRLSENMRQSDLVARLGGDEFVVVADELEDIETVTDIAQKLLTVIEQPVVYQAQELALTASVGIATYPQDGRDLQSLLKHADIAMYRAKDQGKNRFAFYSSGMHTTNVDRLSLEAQLKKAVVEQTQFVLHYQPKVSVREGRIIGAEALVRWVSPDRGLVPPNEFIPIAEETGLISSIGEWVLESACRQAAAWVRKGLPPVRVAVNLSARQFYSPGFIDSVRRILAESEVRPGAIELELTESMMMQNVQHVADLLMELKLLGLHISVDDFGTGYSSLGYLKRLPLDALKIDRSFVRDVPGDQDDVAITSAVVALAHSLRLKVVAEGVETDEQLAFLRELGCDEIQGFLFSKPVPAEDFEDLLRRDVRLGPAAARNAA
- the gshB gene encoding glutathione synthase is translated as MDIAFLIDPIDSLKAYKDSSVAMMREAARRGHAVHCFEQNALSWRQERVVARSRRIAVTQDDMAWFSAGEDSDGELSRFDAVLMRKDPPFDMEYVYATYLLEMAERGGARIHNRPRSLRDFNEKLAIARFSRFIAPTIVTRNEDDIRSFLAEQGEIVLKPLDGMGGSSVFRLGGSDPNIGVVIETLTAFGQRTVMAQRYLPDIRAGDKRVLVIDGKPAPYALARIPKEGESRGNLAAGGRGVAQPLSARDREIAEALGPELRAAGLLIVGLDIIGDHLTEVNVTSPTCMREILDQTGFSVPAMVLDALETGGV
- the gshA gene encoding glutamate--cysteine ligase: MTVPHLTTALSGPLLSLERQLLEAQPVIEHWLRGKWLEHAAPFYASVDLRNAGFKLAPVDTNLFPGGFNNLAPEFSPLCVQAAMVAVEKVCPEAKGILLIPENHTRNTFYLQNVVALQSILRQAGMRVRVGSLNPEIAAATTLDLPSGAKLTLEPVVRNGRRVGLDGFDPCTILLNNDLSAGIPDILRDIDQPVLPPLHAGWATRLKSNHFTAYDEVAGEFARLIGIDPWLINPYFGVCGEINFHERQGEECLARWVDGILEQTREKYREYGIRQEPFVIVKADAGTYGMGIMSVKSVEEVIGLNRKQRNKMAVVKEGLEVSHVIVQEGVPTFENVNDAVAEPVVYMIDHFVVGGFYRVHTSRGPEENLNAPGMQFVPLAFESPCQSPDFDGQRGTGPNRFYAYGVVARLALLAASLEIERTEPQPTAA